In the genome of Piliocolobus tephrosceles isolate RC106 chromosome 20, ASM277652v3, whole genome shotgun sequence, one region contains:
- the TUBB1 gene encoding tubulin beta-1 chain — protein MREIVHIQIGQCGNQIGAKFWEMIGEEHGIDLAGSDRGASALQLERISVYYNEAYGRKYVPRAVLVDLEPGTMDSIRSGKLGALFQPDSFVHGNSGAGNNWAKGHYTEGAELIENVLEVVRHESESCDCLQGFQIVHSLGGGTGSGMGTLLMNKMREEYPDRIMNSFSVMPSPKVSDTVVEPYNAVLSIHQLIENADACFCIDNEALYDICFRTLKLTTPTYGDLNHLVSLTMSGITTSLRFPGQLNADLRKLAVNMVPFPRLHFFIPGFAPLTAQGSQQYRALSVAELTQQMFDARNTMAACDPRRGRYLTVACIFRGKMSTKEVDQQLLSVQTRNSSCFVEWIPNNVKVAVCDIPPRGLSMAATFIGNNTAIQEIFNRVSEHFSAMFKRKAFVHWYTSEGMDISEFGEAESNIRDLVSEYQQFQDAKAVLEEDQEVMEEAEMEPEDKGH, from the exons TTCTGGGAGATGATTGGTGAGGAGCACGGGATCGACTTGGCTGGGAGTGACCGCGGGGCCTCTGCCTTGCAGCTGGAGAGAATCAGCGTGTACTACAATGAAGCCTACG GTAGGAAGTACGTGCCCCGAGCAGTCTTGGTGGACCTAGAACCTGGGACGATGGACAGCATTCGATCTGGCAAATTAGGAGCCCTCTTTCAACCTGACAGTTTTGTTCATG GTAATTCTGGAGCTGGCAACAACTGGGCCAAAGGCCATTACACGGAGGGAGCCGAGCTGATTGAGAACGTGCTGGAGGTAGTGAGGCACGAGAGTGAAAGCTGCGACTGCCTGCAGGGCTTCCAGATCGTCCACTCCCTGGGCGGGGGCACAGGCTCCGGGATGGGCACTCTGCTCATGAACAAGATGAGAGAGGAGTACCCGGACCGGATCATGAATTCCTTCAGTGTCATGCCTTCTCCCAAGGTGTCGGACACGGTGGTGGAGCCCTACAATGCAGTTCTGTCCATCCACCAGCTGATTGAGAATGCAGATGCCTGTTTCTGCATTGACAATGAGGCCCTCTATGACATTTGCTTCCGTACCCTGAAGCTGACGACACCCACCTACGGGGATCTCAACCACCTGGTGTCCTTGACCATGAGCGGCATAACCACCTCCCTCCGGTTCCCGGGTCAGCTCAACGCAGACCTGCGCAAGCTGGCAGTGAACATGGTCCCCTTCCCCCGCCTGCACTTCTTTATACCTGGCTTTGCCCCACTCACAGCCCAGGGCAGCCAGCAGTACCGAGCCCTCTCCGTGGCCGAGCTTACCCAGCAGATGTTTGACGCCCGCAATACCATGGCTGCCTGTGACCCCCGCCGTGGCCGCTACCTCACAGTGGCCTGCATATTCCGGGGCAAGATGTCCACCAAGGAAGTGGACCAGCAACTGCTCTCCGTGCAGACCAGAAACAGCAGCTGTTTTGTGGAGTGGATTCCCAACAACGTCAAGGTGGCCGTCTGCGACATCCCGCCCCGGGGGCTGAGCATGGCTGCCACCTTCATTGGCAACAACACGGCCATCCAAGAGATCTTTAACAGGGTCTCTGAGCATTTCTCAGCCATGTTCAAGAGGAAAGCTTTTGTGCACTGGTACACCAGTGAAGGGATGGACATAAGCGAATTTGGGGAAGCGGAAAGTAACATCCGTGATTTGGTATCCGAGTACCAACAATTTCAAGATGCCAAAGCCGTTCTAGAGGAAGATCAAGAGGTCATGGAGGAGGCAGAAATGGAGCCA